From a single Oligoflexia bacterium genomic region:
- the pip gene encoding prolyl aminopeptidase, protein MRDLFPEVEPYKTQRLKVSPLHELYIEEVGNPEGQPVLFLHGGPGAGLSKKHRRFFDPKHYRIVLFDQRGAGKSTPHASLEENTTWHLVDDIEKIRNQLGISKWVVFGGSWGSTLALAYAQTHPQSVSGLVLRGIFLCRPEEINWFYQKGCDLIFPDLWEDYIKPIAPDERHEMVKAYYRRLTSSDEKVRVEAARAWSVWEGSTIKLLPDPQVIASFGEEHMAVSIARIECHYFINNCWFKNENQLVDDVDKIRNIPTVIVHGRYDVVCPIKNAWDLHKAWPEAEFKIIHDAGHAADEPGIINALIEATEKFKKLQ, encoded by the coding sequence ATGCGCGATTTATTTCCCGAAGTTGAACCCTATAAAACCCAACGGCTCAAAGTTTCACCACTCCATGAGCTTTATATTGAAGAAGTAGGAAACCCTGAGGGACAACCAGTTTTATTTTTGCACGGCGGCCCCGGCGCAGGATTATCAAAAAAACACCGCAGATTTTTTGACCCAAAACATTACCGCATTGTACTTTTTGACCAACGTGGTGCTGGCAAAAGTACTCCTCATGCGTCTTTAGAAGAAAACACCACATGGCATTTAGTTGATGACATCGAAAAAATTCGAAACCAACTTGGCATTTCAAAGTGGGTTGTATTCGGTGGCTCATGGGGCAGCACACTTGCACTTGCTTATGCACAAACCCATCCACAATCTGTAAGTGGTTTAGTTTTGCGAGGAATTTTTCTTTGCAGACCTGAAGAGATCAATTGGTTTTATCAAAAAGGTTGCGATTTAATTTTTCCTGATCTTTGGGAAGATTATATTAAACCCATTGCCCCTGATGAGCGCCACGAAATGGTGAAAGCTTATTATCGGAGGCTTACAAGCTCCGATGAAAAAGTACGCGTTGAAGCTGCACGTGCCTGGAGTGTATGGGAAGGATCAACAATTAAATTATTACCTGATCCTCAAGTCATTGCCTCTTTTGGTGAAGAGCACATGGCCGTATCGATCGCTCGCATTGAGTGTCATTACTTTATAAATAATTGTTGGTTTAAAAATGAAAATCAGCTTGTAGATGATGTGGATAAAATTAGAAATATTCCAACGGTGATTGTTCACGGCAGATACGATGTGGTCTGCCCCATTAAAAATGCGTGGGATCTACACAAAGCTTGGCCCGAAGCTGAGTTTAAAATTATTCACGACGCAGGCCACGCCGCCGATGAACCGGGGATTATTAATGCGCTGATTGAAGCGACTGAGAAGTTTAAGAAACTACAATAG
- a CDS encoding urate hydroxylase PuuD — translation MSFALFTYGGLIFLLRWIHFLAAFTWIGMLYYFNFVQGPYFGEADASSKSNAIQKLLPRALWWFRWGAMFTMISGVLLFGMNGNFDMHNPQALLISIGMLIALVMWFNVWFVIWPAQKVVIQSATQAASGGQPLPEAAARGARALVASRTNVLFSVPMLFFMGSASHLGVQISATANTGMLMGVLTLIIGALEFNALKGKLGPLTTVKGVIHCGLALTVVMYLIVEVLTK, via the coding sequence ATGTCATTTGCACTGTTTACTTACGGTGGTTTAATTTTCTTACTCAGGTGGATTCACTTTTTAGCGGCCTTCACTTGGATCGGAATGCTTTATTATTTTAACTTTGTTCAGGGTCCGTATTTTGGCGAAGCGGATGCTTCAAGTAAATCCAATGCGATTCAAAAATTATTACCTCGCGCTCTTTGGTGGTTTCGTTGGGGTGCAATGTTCACCATGATTTCTGGCGTTCTTCTTTTTGGAATGAACGGAAATTTTGATATGCACAATCCACAAGCACTTTTAATTTCAATCGGTATGCTTATAGCGCTTGTGATGTGGTTTAACGTTTGGTTTGTCATCTGGCCTGCGCAAAAAGTTGTTATACAATCAGCAACTCAAGCAGCATCAGGTGGGCAGCCACTTCCTGAAGCAGCAGCACGTGGTGCTCGCGCATTAGTAGCCTCACGTACTAACGTACTTTTCTCAGTACCAATGTTGTTTTTTATGGGATCCGCATCACATTTAGGCGTGCAGATTTCAGCGACCGCTAACACTGGTATGTTGATGGGTGTGCTCACTTTGATCATCGGAGCACTTGAATTTAATGCGCTTAAAGGAAAGCTTGGTCCTTTGACTACCGTAAAGGGTGTTATCCACTGTGGCCTTGCACTCACAGTGGTTATGTATTTGATTGTAGAAGTATTAACTAAATAA